The Arenicella xantha genome window below encodes:
- a CDS encoding PLDc N-terminal domain-containing protein — translation MLEGILGILHLIIAIWAILSIVKSSATTGMKIIWVLLVLLLPLIGLIIWFLAGPKG, via the coding sequence ATGCTTGAAGGAATTCTAGGAATATTGCATCTAATCATCGCTATCTGGGCGATCCTTAGCATTGTTAAATCAAGTGCCACAACTGGCATGAAAATAATTTGGGTATTACTCGTGCTACTGCTGCCTCTCATCGGCCTGATCATCTGGTTCCTCGCAGGCCCCAAGGGTTAG
- a CDS encoding AI-2E family transporter: MTIESTQQETPSHSEAQVTTPKLPNFMLIRSVSLTGIFVILVLFSLHAAADILIPITIAYSLSLLLSPLIRRLSQWRIPPPLSAAFVVMCFLTAALFAIYSLFEPAEEWVDRAPQIVKEIKHKISPMLGSIEGAQKAAEDVDKLIDNQTNDRPSNQPTISVSVEPQQSRIERMLSNTSSALSSIGIVVVLLYFLLAAGDTFLNKLVSITPKFEDKRKAVEIIREVQRDTSRYLTVRTLINIGLGMVVTFAMYLLDMPNPWLWGALAAVLNFAPYVGPAISLTLITIAAVISLDTLAQALVVPLVVLLINIIEGEFISHQLIGKRLSLSPVVVFISIVFWGWLWGIAGALMAIPIIAAINVVCQHVDSLKPLSEFIRDSEPR, translated from the coding sequence ATGACGATCGAAAGCACTCAGCAAGAAACTCCTTCGCACTCCGAAGCGCAGGTCACCACGCCAAAACTCCCTAACTTTATGCTGATACGATCCGTATCTTTAACCGGTATTTTCGTCATTCTAGTGCTGTTCTCATTGCATGCTGCAGCCGACATCTTAATTCCGATAACGATCGCATATTCGCTTAGTTTACTACTCTCGCCACTTATTCGCAGACTAAGTCAATGGCGCATACCACCGCCTCTGAGTGCGGCATTCGTGGTGATGTGTTTTCTAACAGCCGCCCTTTTTGCGATTTACTCACTGTTCGAACCAGCTGAGGAATGGGTCGATAGAGCGCCGCAAATCGTTAAAGAAATCAAACACAAAATCAGCCCAATGTTGGGATCTATCGAGGGAGCTCAAAAGGCTGCTGAAGACGTCGATAAATTGATCGACAACCAAACCAACGATCGACCCAGTAATCAACCGACTATTAGTGTTAGTGTCGAACCGCAACAAAGCCGAATTGAGCGCATGCTCTCAAACACATCAAGCGCTCTAAGCAGTATCGGGATCGTCGTGGTACTTCTTTACTTCTTATTAGCCGCCGGCGACACATTTTTGAATAAGTTGGTGTCAATCACACCAAAGTTCGAAGATAAACGCAAAGCAGTTGAAATCATTAGAGAAGTTCAGCGCGACACCTCTCGCTATTTAACTGTTCGAACCCTAATCAATATCGGACTGGGTATGGTGGTTACCTTCGCAATGTATTTACTCGACATGCCCAATCCGTGGTTATGGGGAGCACTAGCGGCAGTACTCAACTTTGCCCCTTACGTTGGCCCTGCAATAAGTCTTACGCTTATTACAATTGCTGCAGTTATCAGTTTGGATACGTTGGCTCAAGCCCTCGTGGTGCCGTTAGTAGTGCTGCTAATCAACATCATCGAAGGAGAGTTCATTAGCCATCAACTGATTGGTAAACGTCTCTCGCTTAGCCCCGTTGTGGTATTTATCAGCATCGTCTTTTGGGGATGGCTTTGGGGTATCGCTGGCGCCTTAATGGCAATTCCAATAATTGCGGCTATCAATGTGGTATGCCAGCATGTTGATTCACTCAAGCCTCTATCCGAATTCATCCGCGATAGCGAACCACGTTAA
- a CDS encoding YihY/virulence factor BrkB family protein, with translation MLDILTKAAKNWNNDDPFRHAAIIAYYAIFSMPGLLIIVIWFAGAVFGQDAVQGQLSEQLTRYLGDSGSTSIEKIIANARLDRDNPWMKILGIGTLVFGATTLFLQLQKSLNEIWGVKSAARNGLLKLLADRATSLGVIIAIGFLLLISLIMSTTISIIASWIETSLGPSWLFIIRAINITLSIGLTSLLFALMFKVLPDVDIRWRSVWTGAITAGLMFTIGKTLLGIYFGYSQPGNTFGAAGSIILVMLWINYTCLILFFGANVAQAYAVQRGHPITPSAHAEWLAASRSRVNT, from the coding sequence ATGTTAGATATCCTCACTAAAGCCGCTAAGAACTGGAACAACGACGATCCGTTTCGACACGCAGCGATCATCGCCTACTACGCTATATTTTCAATGCCGGGGCTACTGATTATTGTCATATGGTTTGCCGGCGCAGTATTTGGTCAAGACGCAGTTCAAGGTCAATTGAGCGAGCAATTAACTCGATACTTAGGGGACTCCGGATCGACTTCTATTGAGAAAATCATTGCCAATGCCCGACTCGACCGAGACAACCCATGGATGAAGATACTCGGTATTGGCACACTAGTATTCGGCGCGACCACACTCTTTCTGCAGTTACAAAAATCCTTAAATGAGATTTGGGGAGTTAAATCAGCAGCACGAAATGGCCTGCTGAAACTGCTAGCGGATCGAGCGACGTCGCTGGGAGTGATTATTGCAATTGGCTTTCTGCTACTCATCTCTTTAATTATGTCGACCACCATTTCGATTATCGCAAGTTGGATTGAAACATCTCTCGGACCAAGCTGGTTATTCATCATTAGAGCTATCAACATCACGCTCTCAATTGGGCTAACTTCGTTACTATTTGCGTTAATGTTTAAAGTGCTGCCAGATGTTGACATCCGTTGGCGCTCGGTTTGGACCGGGGCCATCACCGCAGGCTTGATGTTCACCATCGGTAAAACCCTACTTGGCATTTACTTCGGCTATAGCCAACCAGGGAACACATTTGGCGCAGCTGGCAGCATCATTCTAGTGATGCTATGGATTAACTATACCTGTCTAATTCTATTCTTTGGCGCCAACGTAGCTCAAGCCTACGCGGTGCAACGTGGCCACCCAATTACGCCATCGGCCCATGCCGAGTGGCTTGCTGCTTCGCGCTCACGAGTTAACACTTAA
- a CDS encoding porin family protein has product MNTNKKTLGKLSNLALATTLAMSAAVPTIASADDDSGFYIGANYNDVDIDYLAGDLVKLSDSDQTQGIRLGYMFNDAFGVDLGYTDLGTYRATDVGLISASRYEAEVATLAFVINFSPLDKLDLYARAGAARVETERTLQVLGIEASQGAQTNTAPFGALGAELDFGGFNLFGEYSRLDSDDYETEAELVTVGVKFEFGS; this is encoded by the coding sequence ATGAACACCAACAAGAAGACATTAGGTAAACTTTCAAATCTAGCATTGGCAACAACATTGGCGATGTCTGCTGCTGTTCCAACCATCGCAAGTGCGGACGACGACAGTGGCTTCTATATCGGCGCAAACTACAATGATGTTGATATTGATTATCTGGCAGGCGATTTAGTTAAGCTCTCAGACAGTGATCAAACACAAGGAATTCGACTCGGTTATATGTTCAATGACGCCTTTGGCGTTGACCTCGGCTATACAGATTTAGGTACTTACCGCGCGACTGATGTTGGCTTAATTTCCGCTAGCCGCTATGAGGCTGAAGTCGCGACGTTGGCATTCGTCATAAACTTTTCACCACTCGATAAGCTTGATTTGTATGCTCGAGCTGGCGCAGCGCGCGTAGAAACCGAGCGAACTCTTCAGGTACTAGGCATTGAAGCAAGCCAAGGTGCACAAACCAATACAGCTCCTTTCGGGGCACTCGGTGCAGAACTGGATTTCGGTGGGTTCAATTTATTTGGCGAATACTCAAGGCTGGACTCCGACGATTATGAAACTGAAGCCGAATTGGTAACGGTAGGTGTCAAATTTGAATTCGGCAGCTAA
- a CDS encoding hemerythrin domain-containing protein, which translates to MNIFEKLREDHAHQRKIMEALIDTSGDTKTRARLFSELKNNMANHADGEERYFYTPLIAIDLTQEKARHSIAEHHEMDELVEAIEDTELSSPSWLATCKKLKHQLFHHLDEEEKEIFPVAGKVLSDNDKKQLAEQYKLFMDQRDSQ; encoded by the coding sequence ATGAATATTTTTGAAAAGTTACGCGAAGATCATGCTCATCAGCGAAAAATTATGGAAGCACTCATCGACACCAGCGGCGACACCAAAACTCGAGCGCGCTTATTTTCAGAGCTTAAGAACAATATGGCCAATCATGCCGACGGTGAAGAACGATATTTTTATACGCCGCTCATCGCTATCGATTTAACTCAAGAGAAGGCCCGTCATAGCATCGCAGAACATCACGAAATGGACGAATTAGTCGAGGCTATTGAAGACACCGAGCTGTCATCACCCAGTTGGCTCGCTACTTGTAAGAAATTAAAGCATCAACTATTTCATCATCTCGATGAAGAAGAAAAGGAGATATTCCCAGTTGCCGGCAAGGTATTATCGGATAATGATAAAAAGCAATTGGCCGAGCAATACAAGCTCTTTATGGACCAACGTGACAGCCAATGA
- a CDS encoding DUF1328 domain-containing protein gives MLSWALTFFIIAIIAGVLGLSGIAGTMSSIAYILFVIGLILAIVFAITGRKPKL, from the coding sequence ATGCTTAGCTGGGCTCTCACTTTTTTTATTATCGCAATTATTGCTGGTGTACTTGGACTATCAGGCATCGCAGGCACCATGAGTTCAATTGCTTATATCTTATTTGTTATCGGTCTTATTTTAGCGATTGTCTTCGCTATCACAGGCCGCAAACCAAAGCTTTAA
- a CDS encoding phospholipase A has protein sequence MSIKTTVANRTIFPSILTLLIVCTNSNLAFGDSSKPEISKAARVDQCVATRVLSANADTTVSTLFAECNQHVSAASDAVDTTTEERQVSEQSIARNRFTLLQHRPNYLLPVAYNFDAENTELIGPDGEQRAIDPTEFKFQISFKTLLWQDLLDTRANLYASYTNTSWWQAYNRDESSPFRETNHQPELFVDIPSDFSYAGWELANVRLGLSHQSNGRSGEFSRTWNRAFAELAFSNANNEIRIRPWSSLSNIKDNPDIEEFRGRFELAGTHQLGNHTLEWAGRHTLDNNNRGSIQLGWSFPVAGREDLQFFLQYFDGYGESLIDYDVKSRRLGLGFKLGG, from the coding sequence ATGTCGATAAAAACTACTGTTGCCAACCGCACTATATTCCCAAGCATACTGACCCTATTAATAGTCTGTACTAATAGCAACTTAGCATTTGGCGACAGCTCTAAGCCTGAGATATCTAAAGCAGCACGAGTAGATCAATGCGTGGCGACCCGCGTGTTGAGCGCTAACGCCGATACCACGGTAAGCACGCTTTTTGCGGAATGTAATCAGCACGTCAGCGCAGCCTCAGACGCCGTCGATACCACAACTGAAGAGCGTCAAGTCAGTGAGCAATCCATCGCACGCAACCGATTTACCCTACTCCAGCATCGACCGAACTACCTGCTGCCGGTGGCGTATAATTTTGATGCCGAAAACACCGAACTGATCGGACCTGATGGTGAGCAACGTGCTATCGACCCAACCGAATTCAAATTTCAAATCAGCTTCAAAACTCTGTTGTGGCAAGACCTGCTCGACACCCGGGCAAATCTATATGCCAGCTACACCAATACCTCATGGTGGCAAGCATACAACCGTGATGAATCAAGCCCTTTCCGAGAAACTAATCACCAACCCGAACTATTCGTGGATATTCCGAGCGACTTTTCGTATGCCGGTTGGGAACTCGCTAATGTACGCTTAGGGCTTAGCCATCAATCTAACGGCCGATCAGGTGAGTTTTCACGCACTTGGAATAGAGCATTCGCTGAGCTAGCGTTCAGCAATGCGAATAATGAGATACGAATTCGTCCGTGGAGTAGCTTATCCAACATCAAAGACAACCCGGACATCGAAGAGTTTAGAGGTCGCTTTGAATTAGCTGGAACCCATCAGCTGGGCAATCACACGCTCGAATGGGCCGGTCGACACACACTCGATAACAATAACCGCGGCTCGATTCAACTTGGCTGGAGTTTTCCTGTGGCCGGACGAGAAGACCTACAATTCTTTTTACAATACTTTGACGGTTATGGCGAAAGCCTCATCGACTATGACGTGAAGAGCCGTCGATTGGGATTAGGATTTAAACTCGGAGGTTAA
- a CDS encoding DUF748 domain-containing protein, whose product MALLQSYPRSKVLLLTLLILALTTRLMLPSIVETRINRLIAQNPKVDGGINDIDLWLLSGRISINDLVLNKAGAAIPAPIFSADTVTFSVSWRDLFRGRLFGDIVVTRPVLNIVDAGRQENAQTGQEIRWRAALESAYPFEINRIYVRRGEVHFRNFSSQPPVDLYLENIEAQALNLTNELVVEDSKQAQISLSASTIGAGKVRLTSNFNLLRQPAKGELSLEVSELDVTALNDFARAYANLDFQEGTLQADLALATIEDGESFALTGKLQPKVTNLNVLRWQDDVEQQHDTPVILAWEGLVDVAKWLLEVGKQDRLTTEIELNGTLSEPDIDVLSGILGLIKNALLGVFHDEEPEKQ is encoded by the coding sequence ATGGCCCTGCTTCAAAGCTACCCACGCAGCAAGGTCTTGCTCTTAACCTTGCTTATTCTGGCGCTTACTACGCGCCTAATGCTGCCGTCGATTGTCGAGACACGGATCAACCGATTGATTGCGCAAAACCCCAAAGTCGACGGTGGTATAAACGACATTGACCTGTGGTTATTAAGTGGGCGAATCAGCATTAATGACCTAGTTCTAAACAAAGCTGGAGCGGCTATTCCTGCGCCGATATTCAGTGCTGACACTGTAACGTTTTCAGTGTCGTGGAGAGACCTATTTCGTGGCCGATTATTTGGCGACATCGTAGTGACACGCCCGGTTTTGAATATCGTTGATGCCGGTCGCCAAGAAAACGCTCAAACAGGTCAGGAAATACGCTGGCGCGCTGCCTTGGAGAGCGCATACCCATTCGAAATAAACCGCATTTATGTTAGGCGCGGAGAGGTTCATTTTCGAAATTTTTCATCTCAGCCCCCAGTGGATCTATATTTAGAAAACATTGAAGCACAGGCGCTGAACCTCACCAACGAGTTAGTCGTCGAAGATTCAAAGCAAGCTCAGATAAGTTTATCCGCCAGCACTATCGGCGCCGGTAAGGTTCGACTTACATCCAATTTTAATCTATTACGCCAACCAGCAAAGGGGGAGCTGTCTTTAGAAGTTTCAGAATTAGATGTTACCGCATTGAATGACTTTGCCAGAGCTTATGCCAATCTAGACTTTCAAGAAGGCACACTGCAGGCTGACTTAGCGCTCGCAACTATCGAAGACGGTGAGAGCTTTGCTCTAACTGGCAAACTCCAACCCAAAGTCACAAATCTCAACGTGCTGCGCTGGCAAGACGACGTAGAACAACAACATGACACTCCAGTGATTTTGGCCTGGGAAGGCCTAGTAGACGTTGCCAAATGGCTATTGGAGGTCGGTAAACAAGACCGACTCACAACCGAGATTGAGCTTAATGGCACACTCTCTGAACCTGACATCGACGTGCTTTCAGGAATCTTGGGCCTTATCAAGAATGCGCTATTGGGAGTGTTTCACGACGAAGAGCCTGAAAAACAGTAA
- a CDS encoding DegT/DnrJ/EryC1/StrS family aminotransferase, protein MASSRQLVVFGGLGFIGHRLALSLSHQHSVHVVDNACLEAAPHSETLRRCEILQAAGVRLHHLDIFDNDGMDAFLRGRDIDTVFHLAGSSSIKTTYEGQGFNQVIGITNTLLTKLASTKVARLVYFSSSMVYGDFRHTIINENHSKKPVDRYGVYKHATEVLVNGWAREHAIVSIIIRPTAVYGPYDFKHRLVAKLLNQARSGLPLTVSGDGSQSLDFTHVDDVVSGAVATLDYDTSDDFNISFGEARSINDLVSLLATFYPTCKISKNFDTGHPSAKRGALNSEKAIRLLGYEPAYPLETGLLNLIEGEGQHVEPSVQRKLVPNSIVPLAKSDVLSSEFESINDVLQTGWLTSGPYNTQFQDAFLQHLGVEGLHALTVNSCASALFLALQAHNITREVLVPAFTFSATINAVVTAGATPKFVDIESRFLGLDPAKLEAAITPNTEAILLVHLAGVICDIDRILTIAKKHKLVIIEDCAQALGAEYQGVKAGTSGVTSCFSFFPTKMITTGEGGMLVTRDAAVLDRAKTLANHGYNSSTMDREQQLMPWHRKQIEAGYNFRMSNINAAMGMVQLQRLDDIASTRRRKALKIIEGLRPLKDIECFEYRERHSVYQALNILVPSHYDRDGFTLKLRAQGVMASVHYPEVLPNTSVFSRFANSHEQFPVAEDIANRIVTLPLFGSLTQYQINRVIDAVTAAVADI, encoded by the coding sequence ATGGCAAGTAGTAGACAGTTAGTAGTATTCGGCGGACTTGGGTTCATTGGCCATCGGTTAGCACTTTCACTCTCACATCAGCATTCAGTACACGTCGTCGATAACGCGTGCTTAGAAGCAGCGCCACATTCTGAAACCCTAAGACGCTGTGAAATATTGCAAGCGGCCGGCGTTCGCCTGCACCATCTCGATATTTTCGATAATGATGGAATGGATGCGTTTCTGCGCGGCAGAGATATCGATACGGTATTTCATTTGGCTGGCTCAAGCTCGATCAAAACAACCTATGAAGGCCAAGGTTTCAATCAAGTAATTGGCATAACCAACACCTTGTTGACCAAACTAGCCAGCACCAAAGTAGCTCGACTAGTCTATTTTTCTTCATCCATGGTTTATGGCGACTTTCGTCATACCATCATCAACGAAAATCATTCCAAAAAGCCGGTTGACCGATACGGCGTCTATAAACACGCGACGGAAGTATTAGTCAATGGCTGGGCTCGCGAACACGCCATAGTGTCGATCATTATTCGCCCTACCGCGGTGTACGGCCCTTATGATTTCAAACACCGCCTGGTAGCAAAACTGCTAAATCAAGCACGCAGTGGCCTGCCGCTAACAGTATCAGGCGACGGTTCTCAATCACTTGACTTCACCCATGTTGACGACGTGGTGTCAGGCGCGGTCGCCACACTAGACTACGACACCTCGGATGACTTCAATATCTCTTTTGGTGAGGCGCGGTCAATCAATGACCTTGTGTCACTGCTCGCTACCTTCTATCCAACCTGCAAAATTAGCAAGAACTTTGACACTGGGCACCCAAGCGCAAAACGTGGCGCATTAAATTCTGAGAAGGCGATCCGGCTGCTCGGCTATGAACCTGCATATCCGCTAGAAACTGGGTTGCTTAACCTAATTGAAGGTGAAGGACAACACGTCGAGCCATCTGTTCAGCGAAAACTGGTTCCAAACAGTATTGTTCCGCTGGCAAAATCAGATGTGCTGTCTAGCGAGTTTGAATCGATCAACGACGTACTACAAACCGGATGGCTCACCAGCGGGCCCTATAACACTCAATTTCAAGATGCGTTCTTACAGCACCTTGGCGTTGAAGGCTTACACGCGCTCACCGTAAACAGCTGCGCATCGGCGTTATTCTTAGCGCTACAGGCACACAATATTACGCGTGAAGTGTTGGTTCCAGCCTTTACCTTTTCGGCCACCATTAACGCCGTGGTTACCGCTGGAGCAACGCCGAAGTTCGTCGATATCGAATCTCGCTTTTTAGGCCTAGATCCGGCCAAACTTGAGGCCGCAATCACTCCCAATACGGAAGCAATTCTATTAGTTCACCTAGCTGGCGTAATCTGTGATATCGACCGCATATTGACCATCGCAAAAAAACATAAGCTAGTCATAATTGAAGATTGTGCCCAAGCCCTAGGTGCGGAATATCAAGGCGTAAAAGCCGGAACCTCAGGTGTAACTTCGTGCTTCTCATTCTTCCCAACCAAGATGATCACTACCGGCGAAGGCGGCATGCTAGTCACGCGCGATGCTGCAGTGTTAGATCGAGCAAAAACGTTAGCCAATCACGGTTATAACTCCAGCACAATGGATCGTGAGCAACAGTTGATGCCATGGCATCGTAAACAAATTGAGGCCGGCTACAACTTTCGCATGAGTAATATAAATGCGGCGATGGGAATGGTTCAACTGCAGCGGCTTGATGACATTGCGTCAACACGACGACGCAAAGCGCTGAAAATCATCGAAGGCCTAAGGCCTTTAAAAGATATAGAGTGTTTTGAATACCGAGAACGCCATTCAGTGTACCAGGCACTCAACATTTTGGTGCCCAGTCATTATGATCGCGATGGCTTCACCTTAAAGCTCCGAGCACAAGGTGTGATGGCTTCTGTACATTACCCAGAGGTGTTGCCAAACACGTCGGTATTTAGCCGATTCGCAAATTCCCATGAGCAGTTTCCCGTGGCCGAAGACATTGCTAACCGCATCGTCACACTGCCGCTGTTTGGATCCCTAACTCAGTATCAAATTAATCGGGTTATCGACGCAGTGACTGCTGCGGTTGCAGACATATAG
- a CDS encoding DUF883 family protein, producing the protein MAKPSSANIQRVADKAHTAVDKAADVAEATEVKARAAASDVKAKADETIDTVKAASGNAQEKVTEYVNENPLKAIGIAFGAGLIASALLRK; encoded by the coding sequence ATGGCTAAACCTAGCTCAGCAAATATTCAACGCGTTGCCGACAAAGCTCATACGGCAGTAGACAAAGCAGCGGACGTAGCGGAGGCGACGGAAGTTAAGGCGCGGGCAGCGGCCAGCGATGTAAAAGCCAAAGCCGATGAAACTATTGATACAGTTAAAGCTGCATCAGGCAATGCGCAGGAAAAAGTAACGGAGTACGTAAATGAGAATCCACTTAAAGCAATCGGCATCGCATTTGGCGCTGGCCTCATTGCTTCCGCACTTCTTCGCAAATAA
- a CDS encoding bifunctional GNAT family N-acetyltransferase/carbon-nitrogen hydrolase family protein gives MNDETEHKLNLRHLELDDFNDIKNLMNIVYPGLGWTLTEKKFRSQLKIFGDGQICIEDHGVVVAAAFSIVVDYDKFGDQHTYDEITGNAYLTTHDPLGDVLYGVDVFVSPDYHGMRLGRRLYEARKELCQNLNLKAIVAGGRIPNYQNHSKTLSPQAYIEKVKRKEIYDPILSFQLSNEFEVKRLIKDYLPEDTESHGYATLLEWTNLYYDPEKALLIGAERTTARIGCIQWQMRPFNSVDELIQQVEFFVDALSDYQCDLALLPEFFNAPLMGLENHKNSIDSIKALTEYSDEIVETISKLAVSYNINIIAGSIPVLEDDELLNVSYLCRRDGTTDSQYKLHPTPYEKRSWIMQGGNDLKVFDTDFGKIGILICYDVEFPELARLQSEQGMQMLFVPFWTDTKNGYLRVRCCAQARAIENECYVAIAGSVGNLPKVDGADIQYSQSAVFSPSDFSFPHDAIMAETTPNTEMTLIVDLDLEKLNKLQNEGSVRNYLDRRRDLYKVEWLGKDQ, from the coding sequence ATGAACGACGAAACAGAACATAAATTAAACCTCCGACACTTGGAGCTTGATGATTTTAACGACATCAAGAATCTAATGAACATTGTCTACCCCGGTTTAGGCTGGACCTTAACGGAGAAGAAATTCCGCTCTCAGCTGAAAATATTTGGCGATGGGCAAATCTGTATCGAAGACCACGGTGTCGTGGTTGCAGCGGCATTTAGTATCGTCGTCGATTACGACAAGTTTGGTGATCAACATACCTATGACGAAATCACCGGTAATGCGTACCTGACAACTCATGACCCGTTAGGCGATGTATTGTATGGCGTGGATGTTTTTGTCTCACCGGATTACCACGGCATGCGCTTGGGTCGACGGTTGTATGAGGCCCGCAAAGAGCTTTGCCAAAACCTCAATCTAAAAGCCATTGTCGCCGGCGGGCGTATTCCTAACTATCAAAACCATTCGAAAACGCTTAGTCCGCAAGCGTATATTGAGAAGGTAAAACGTAAAGAAATCTACGACCCGATCCTCAGTTTTCAACTGTCCAACGAGTTTGAAGTAAAGCGCTTAATAAAGGATTACTTACCGGAAGATACCGAGTCGCACGGCTATGCCACACTGTTGGAATGGACCAATCTTTACTATGATCCGGAAAAAGCTTTATTAATTGGCGCCGAACGGACTACCGCTCGCATTGGCTGTATCCAATGGCAAATGCGCCCTTTCAACTCGGTAGATGAACTCATTCAACAAGTTGAATTCTTTGTTGATGCCTTGTCAGATTATCAATGCGACCTAGCGCTATTGCCAGAATTTTTTAATGCGCCGTTGATGGGCCTCGAGAATCACAAGAACTCGATCGATTCCATTAAGGCACTCACCGAGTACAGCGATGAGATCGTCGAGACTATTTCTAAGCTTGCAGTGTCTTACAATATCAATATCATCGCGGGCTCCATACCGGTACTCGAAGATGATGAGTTATTGAACGTGTCCTACTTATGTCGTCGTGACGGCACAACCGACTCGCAATACAAGCTACATCCGACTCCATACGAAAAACGCTCGTGGATCATGCAAGGCGGTAACGATCTAAAAGTGTTCGATACTGATTTTGGCAAAATTGGCATCCTTATTTGTTACGACGTCGAGTTTCCTGAGTTAGCTCGATTGCAATCCGAGCAAGGCATGCAGATGCTATTTGTGCCGTTTTGGACTGACACCAAAAACGGTTACCTCAGAGTTCGTTGTTGCGCACAGGCTCGAGCCATTGAAAATGAATGTTATGTCGCTATCGCCGGAAGCGTTGGCAATTTACCTAAAGTAGACGGTGCCGATATTCAATACTCACAATCGGCGGTGTTTTCGCCATCTGACTTCTCATTTCCACACGATGCGATAATGGCTGAAACCACACCCAATACTGAAATGACCCTAATCGTTGACTTAGATCTAGAAAAATTAAACAAGTTGCAGAATGAAGGTTCGGTTCGCAACTACTTAGATCGCCGACGCGACCTATACAAAGTCGAATGGTTGGGCAAAGACCAATAG
- a CDS encoding ferritin-like domain-containing protein translates to MPNINQQLFQLIMEVDPEAKRCGVQALTFSNAELEAASDDQPPQPIAQPGYPSALALVAPRDLPRRGIQAQTGRNILMHSIAHIEYNAIHLALDAAYRFRQQAVEFYQDWLFVARDEARHFGLVNDYLKQNDCEYGAYPAHNGLWSMTVQTAHDVLDRMALVPRVLEARGLDVSPAMIKRLDSVGDTQAADILRIIYQDEIEHVRIGSKWFNYHCEQRGIAPRIAFQNLIKQHFHGVVRGPFNIAARLQAGFDQQELDDLINNSK, encoded by the coding sequence ATGCCAAACATTAACCAACAACTGTTTCAGTTGATCATGGAAGTCGACCCTGAGGCTAAACGCTGCGGCGTGCAAGCTTTGACCTTCAGCAACGCAGAACTCGAGGCCGCTAGTGATGATCAACCACCACAGCCGATTGCGCAACCGGGCTACCCATCGGCACTTGCGTTAGTCGCTCCTCGAGACTTGCCGCGACGCGGAATACAAGCACAAACCGGGCGCAATATTTTGATGCACTCCATCGCCCACATTGAATACAACGCGATTCATTTGGCACTCGATGCGGCCTATCGATTTCGTCAGCAAGCAGTTGAGTTTTATCAGGATTGGTTATTTGTGGCGCGTGATGAAGCTCGACATTTTGGTTTAGTGAACGACTACCTGAAACAAAACGATTGTGAATACGGTGCTTATCCTGCCCACAACGGCCTATGGTCAATGACGGTTCAGACCGCTCATGATGTACTTGATCGAATGGCTTTGGTTCCACGGGTATTAGAAGCGCGCGGTTTAGATGTCAGTCCGGCAATGATTAAGCGTCTAGACTCGGTCGGTGATACTCAGGCAGCTGACATTTTGCGGATTATTTACCAAGACGAAATTGAGCATGTCCGAATCGGATCAAAGTGGTTTAACTATCACTGTGAACAGCGGGGCATAGCTCCCCGTATCGCCTTTCAAAATCTAATCAAACAACATTTCCACGGTGTCGTCCGCGGACCATTTAACATCGCTGCTCGCTTACAAGCCGGGTTTGATCAACAAGAACTCGACGATCTAATCAACAATAGCAAATAA